The DNA segment GCTTTGTCATGGCTGAATGCAATCaactgtaacatttaaatattgatattaataaaaatataatgattgtgattatgcaatattttttttacattaatttttctcCATTcctaactaatgtaaacaaagctATCACAACAATTATCATGAGGACCGACGTTGGAAATTTAGCTGTAAACCCACCTTCAGCTGGGGTACAGACTGTTTCTTGTCACCTTACGTCAATGACTTTGACAAAACATTCAGCTTCGAGTGTCCACCGCACCATGTGATCGCAGGAATAAGCAGTTACCATGACAACTACCATGAGGACAGACGGTAAGTTGATGTTTGATAGATTCTAATGCTTAAACTTTGATTCACTCGAGTTCATCTGAACTGGTGTCAATACCATGTTTAACACAGGTGGCAGTTTTCCTGCTGTAGAAGTAAATGCACTTCTGAGGTCAGGGGTCATTGTCATTCTGACTGTCATTGGACGTCATACGTGAACTCCTTTGATGAGTACTTCTTCTGGACTGTGCCTACCCAGAGAGTTCTGGTGGGCATCGGAAGCTACCATGATGATATTCATGAGTGAGAACAattgctttcttttttaaagaatatatcaTCTTGCTCATTAGGTCATTTCTAATACTTTAGTCAAACATGTCAGACTGTGTGCTCTGTTGCTCACTAATGTGATGCTTGATTTACGTCTTTCAGAGATCGACGATGGAGGTACAAGTACTGTCTCCAACGATCATGTTGATACCAGGACTCAATATTCTCTCACAGTTCAGTGAAGCtcacatttaaaaagtagaaacaGGATTGTGTTTGAGTGTTTGCATGCTTCAATGGGCTAAAATGATTGGACTGGATTACtggttttacattttcaaatatgatTGTTGATTAGCTCACATGCAGCTGTACTGATAGCTGCCTaattaatctttataaaaaatCCTAAATGTGCTAAAATTTGACAATGTACTGATATTTAAATCCATTCAACAATTTTCAGCACAATCATGGTTAAAAAGGTGCACAGATATCCCAATCTCGTGGTAATTCATTACTATTTTATGCTTACTTTAATCTAAAAATTGTACATTAAGTAGTAACTTAATAAGTCATTCAGTAATCTAATCAAAGACAGATTGCCCATTGTATAGAATACAAATCTGTTGTTGAATCTATTCTGGTTCTTTGACTCATCTACTCATCTAATGTAGCAAATGTAATGCGATCAGAACATACCTGATGAAACTGTTTCTCCCGGTTTATCCAGAGAACTCGCACTGATGGAAGACTGACGGGAGAGAGCATTAACTGCTTTGTGTTCTGAAAGTTTTCAATAAGACATATATTtaacacaagaacaaaaaaaatactcaagcatttttacaatacaaaaataatttaagtttacTAATATGTGTTCAGCCTTATGTTAACACATAAATTAACTCATGAAAGAGAAATTAACTGAGTGTTTCAATAAAGCtattacatgtaaaaatgtaGTGCAGGTTTTTCCTTCATTGCTATATTTTTATACACATCAATCTATAGCCATATATGGTCCATGTTTATATTGCAGTATATTAAAAGATATAAGTACTAGTTTCCCATTTAtggaaatgtttaattgttttataagGGTACAGttacataagtattttttttttattttttcatttgacgGTAAGCTTAGCTAAATAACGAGTCgttgtaaccatagcaacagcactGTCTATTTACATATCAGAAAATTGCTCACTAAACTAAAAAACGACACCACCTGACACGTCTTGAGTTATAACTTACATCATTAGATTGACATTAAAGACCCCAATTTAATTTCTGGCCGTTAAAATAATCTGTTAACatcactttaaaacaaatatttgttttccaaatCCTCACCCAGCGCTGAAGTAATGTTTGTAATGACAGTCAAAGATGTACAGGTAAGCGCGAGTCACGATGACAAACGCGTCCACCACATCACGTGATGCGTTAGACGCAGTAGGTAGACGCATTACGTGACGCAGCCTGTGCAGtaatagggcttgggcgccgcgttgcattctgggacgtggcggccatgttgatggcgtcgtgaatgtaaacatacagcaagtcgaacgagaagaaacagagttgggagaaagaaaaaatatgttaaaatcgcgaaaaggttgttgggatttacagggatacgctaagtagggatgccagggatcggtatgtggacaaaatcggcactattaacggtttggatcaatatggaaaatcccaacaaagagtggagcacaccgacgacgagttgctgccgcacttttgcattacagatatcttcggctaccttgtttgttttgtgagcgcctacacttcagaacagttccgaagctacaagtcattggagtctcatgtgcagttcacaaatggatgggttaaggagctgcagatcataaagccggcaaaacagtatacagtaatccggacaaaggtaaactgcactccgcctagttgctagtttagtaaccgttagtgctaacaaccattcacatgtacttttaactaacttatgtgtttcaaaagtttagttagtagctgtcaaccctcccgtttttttttctggggttctcatgtatttgagctcttttcccgctgtcttcccgtcctgtaaaatatcccgttagcccttccatcggacctgtcagtgtctgtgctgttgtcctgttgctacacagttgcccttccagcaaaacagatattttcaaaccatcgttttgcttaacgttacttgaaagcaaccttagcgtgatattggcctttttaagataacagcgtggttgttgtgagagcacgattacacaccaatgtaagcaaagtcacgttagacatagcttcacaatctcgcttagttaacgctagttaatgcagcagttttgtagtacgaatttttgctgtcagcagagggatagcaacagaaagatgaatgtagaaattttccggttttttggatgagtagcccaggaaatttcccttattttcagtgtttacttaagctatataaattaatattcagatattatacctcacttggtctccgtggtcgcccctccaagcaggaaagcagtggcaagttaatccattttttttttcaaagggcgattatgtgttgcgctattacaccccacaatacagca comes from the Cyprinus carpio isolate SPL01 chromosome B4, ASM1834038v1, whole genome shotgun sequence genome and includes:
- the LOC109079209 gene encoding hemagglutinin/amebocyte aggregation factor-like, which produces MRKVALFLLLTGLFASGQNWHNNYDQPLNFQCPPGESISAISSYHNNYHEDRRWKFSCKPTFSWGTDCFLSPYVNDFDKTFSFECPPHHVIAGISSYHDNYHEDRRWQFSCCRSKCTSEVRGHCHSDCHWTSYVNSFDEYFFWTVPTQRVLVGIGSYHDDIHEDRRWRYKYCLQRSC